Part of the Stigmatella erecta genome is shown below.
GGCCCGGTCCGGGAAGTGGCGCTTGAGGTCCGCGATGACGCTCCAGTCGGCGCTGCCCGAGTAGCCCTGGTCCCGGGTGCGCGGGTGGATGGCGAGCGCCGCGCAGCCCGCCGCGAACAGCTCCCCGGCCATCTGGAGGTAGTTGCGGTGGCCCGCATCCCACCCCGAGCGGATTTTACAGGTGACGGGCAGCCCCGTGGCCTTGCCGATCTCCTCGACGATGCGCGCGGCGCGCACGGGCTCGCACATGAGGGCGCTGCCCGCCCCGTTCTTCGTCACCTTCTTCACCGGGCAGCCCATGTTGATGTCGATGATCTGCGCGCCGTACTCCTTGCCCACCACGGCGGCGCGGGCCATGGCCTCCGGCTCGCCGCCGAAGATTTGGAGCGAGTAGGGCCGCTCCACCTCGGGCGAGAAGCGCAGGTACTTGAGCGTGCGCTGGTTGGCGCGCATGAGCCCCTGGGCGCTCACCAGCTCGGTGGGGCACAGCGCCGCGCCCCACTTGAAGGCGATGACGCGAAAGGGCCGCTCGCTCACCCCCGCCATGGGGGCCAGGATGTACGGATTGGGAAGGGAATAAGGACCGATCTGCAACATGGAGGGCCGGGAACCTAGCGGATTGCCAGAAGCGCCGCAGGGGTGGCGTAACAGTCTGCGCGGCTGGAGCTGAACGGTTAAGGTACGCCCCAATGTTCCGTTTCCGCCTCGGGAGCATTCCCGTCGAGGTCCACTCCTTCCACCTGCTCGCCTCGGCCGTGTTCGGGTGGAGCTTCGCCTCCTACGCCTCCCAGGTCGGCCCCCCGTGGCTGGCCGAGTACGTGCTGGAGGAGGGCCACCCCCGGTACGGGGCCGCCATCGCCGCGTACGTGCTGGCCTGGATGTTCATCGTCTTCGTCTCCGTGGTCGTCCACGAGCTGGGCCATGCCATCTTCTTCCGGGCGTTCGGTTACCAACCGAACATCGTCCTGGTGTGGCTCGGCGGGGAGACGTACCCCAACGCCCCCAGCCCCATCCCCTGGCACAAGAGCGTGCTGAGCACGCTGGCGGGCCCCCTGTTCGGCCTGCTCCTGGGGGCTGTGTGCTGGGTGGGGGCCACCGTGGTAGGGGGCCACTCGTTGGCGCTCGACTTCTTCCTCTTCTGGTTCCTCCGGGCCAACCTCTTCTGGGCCGCGCTCAACCTGCTGCCCGTGCCGCCCCTGGATGGGGGCCACGTCACCACCACGCTGGCCTCGCGCTTCTTCGGCCGCGCGGGCTTCATCGCCGCCCAGGGGCTCGCGCTCCTCATCTCCCTGGCCATGGTGGCCTGGGGGCTGCGCACGGGCTCCCTGCTCCTGCCGGTCTTCTTCGCCATGTGGGGCTTCCAGTGTGTCCGGGCCATCCGGGATGCCTTCCAGGCCGGCCGCATGGGCGAGGCCCAGCAGCCCCTGGCCGAGGCCCTGCGCCAGGCGCAGGGGGCGCTCTCGAAGGGAGCGCTCGACGAGGCGCGCGCCCTGGCCACCCCCGTGCTGGAGGCGGGCGAGGCCCTCACCCCCCAGCTGTCCAGCCACGCCCACCACCTGCTGGGGTGGGTGGCCGTCAAGGGAGGCCAGGGCCGGCTCGCGCTGGACCACTTCGCCCAGGTGCAGGGCCAGCCGGTGGAGAGCCACGCCCTGGCGGCGGCCTTCTCGCTGGTGGGGGATGAAACGCGGGCCCTGCCCCTGTGGGAGATGGCCTGGCGCGACACCGGGGACCGCACGGTGATGCACGAGTACGGCGGGAGCCTCCTGCGCGCGGGCAAGCGGGACGCGGCGCTCAAGCTGCCGGGCGTGGACCTGGCGGCCACCTTCT
Proteins encoded:
- the dusB gene encoding tRNA dihydrouridine synthase DusB, producing MLQIGPYSLPNPYILAPMAGVSERPFRVIAFKWGAALCPTELVSAQGLMRANQRTLKYLRFSPEVERPYSLQIFGGEPEAMARAAVVGKEYGAQIIDINMGCPVKKVTKNGAGSALMCEPVRAARIVEEIGKATGLPVTCKIRSGWDAGHRNYLQMAGELFAAGCAALAIHPRTRDQGYSGSADWSVIADLKRHFPDRAIIGNGDVKTPADARRMLETTGCDFVMIGRGALGNPWIFRELAGGPAPTPEERCAGVLEHFRAHVEFVGEPLGAVRSFRRHMAWYAYGLHGAAAFRAEVNTLETPASVEEAVARFFRSASVDAMPPTEEQEVDYRAALG
- a CDS encoding site-2 protease family protein; translation: MFRFRLGSIPVEVHSFHLLASAVFGWSFASYASQVGPPWLAEYVLEEGHPRYGAAIAAYVLAWMFIVFVSVVVHELGHAIFFRAFGYQPNIVLVWLGGETYPNAPSPIPWHKSVLSTLAGPLFGLLLGAVCWVGATVVGGHSLALDFFLFWFLRANLFWAALNLLPVPPLDGGHVTTTLASRFFGRAGFIAAQGLALLISLAMVAWGLRTGSLLLPVFFAMWGFQCVRAIRDAFQAGRMGEAQQPLAEALRQAQGALSKGALDEARALATPVLEAGEALTPQLSSHAHHLLGWVAVKGGQGRLALDHFAQVQGQPVESHALAAAFSLVGDETRALPLWEMAWRDTGDRTVMHEYGGSLLRAGKRDAALKLPGVDLAATFSCAERVLFIRGAYSEAAAMGEAALDYVPNPQIAYDAACAFAKAHNASDAVRLLHRAKALGYRDAAYAASDEDLAPLHGHPGFEAWLTELRQSAAS